A portion of the Alphaproteobacteria bacterium genome contains these proteins:
- a CDS encoding helix-turn-helix transcriptional regulator, which translates to MLKKTRLERGYKVTDVVRALNISEDYVKALESGDVSRLPSEVYVIGFAKSYAHFLGIDEQTVVKSFKEVFQKPEIQEPNDKLEEKGAMPSFNLKALQDFFQMINAKQLLSILGFLLLAIVGYKVIKSGSKDTPVVEDVVLAQEKPKSQSIIQPAKTMEAPVVVEPANTQMVPPSRTAKYPFAVMDVKYVKPVAPQPTQEEKDSPDVSSGDSSTSQVSLLNLAKSSIDQNKTAE; encoded by the coding sequence GTGTTGAAGAAAACACGCTTGGAGAGAGGCTATAAGGTTACAGATGTTGTGCGCGCCCTGAATATCAGCGAAGATTACGTGAAAGCTTTAGAATCTGGTGATGTAAGTCGATTGCCTTCGGAAGTTTATGTTATTGGATTTGCTAAGTCCTATGCTCATTTTTTGGGTATTGATGAACAAACTGTTGTCAAATCCTTTAAAGAAGTTTTTCAAAAACCTGAAATTCAAGAACCAAATGACAAACTAGAAGAAAAGGGCGCAATGCCCTCTTTTAATCTGAAAGCTCTTCAAGATTTTTTTCAAATGATAAATGCAAAACAACTTTTAAGCATTTTGGGATTTTTGTTGCTAGCTATTGTGGGGTACAAGGTCATAAAGTCTGGATCTAAAGACACACCTGTGGTTGAAGATGTTGTGCTTGCACAAGAAAAACCAAAATCCCAATCAATAATTCAGCCTGCAAAAACAATGGAAGCACCCGTTGTTGTGGAGCCTGCTAACACTCAGATGGTTCCACCGTCAAGAACAGCTAAATATCCCTTTGCAGTGATGGATGTTAAATATGTAAAGCCAGTTGCTCCTCAACCTACTCAGGAAGAAAAAGATTCACCAGATGTTTCCTCTGGAGATAGCTCAACGTCTCAAGTATCTCTGTTAAACCTGGCAAAAAGCTCAATTGATCAAAACAAGACAGCTGAGTAA
- the leuS gene encoding leucine--tRNA ligase, with the protein MSTPYNFKKVEPKWQKHWAEQNCFAAHDDKPNKYYVLEMLPYPSGRLHMGHVRNYVMGDVVARSKKAQGFNVLHPFGWDAFGLPAENAAIQNKTHPAKWTRENIQTMKGQIQSLGLSYDWSRELATCEPEYYQHEQKMFLDFLAKDLAYRKESWVNWDPIEQTVLANEQVVDGKGWRSGVPVERKLLSQWFLKTTAFAEDLLQSLETLKDWPAKVTTMQHNWIGKSVGAYIDFKLNDSADSIRVFTTRPDTLFGASFLAISPDHPLATKLAKDNKILQKFIEEFKALGTSEKSLQTTEKKGFLTHLKVASPFEPDQLLPVFVANYVLMDYGTGAVYGCPAHDERDYEFAHKYKLPIRPVLSALPHGEPLDVSKEAYGGEGFLCNSGFLNGLSIEAAKIKAIDALQKQSLGESTIIYRLKDWGVSRQRYWGCPIPIIYCDHCGVVPVPADQLPVTLPEDVTFDKPGNPLEHHPTWKHTTCPKCKGKARRETDTFDTFFESSWYFLRYCSHPTDKAFDRSITESWMPVDQYIGGVEHAVMHLLYSRFFMRALSACGYLKLDEPFKALMTQGMVCHETYRTADGQWVYPGDVVFKEGKAYSTKGEALKIGPSEKMSKSKCNVVDPSDMLEAYGVDTVRLFILSDSPPDRDFDWSEAGLQGCWRYVNKLWKLLDEVTEKYCGSSGGQPSAKAQAVEKRLHQTILAVKQDYEQFHFNKAIARVRELSNAIEDLSLDHKDDLAVAYESLKVLLQLIAPMMPHLAEEAWQSLYKESGFIFDAPWPKADPKLAAEDKIILAVQVNGKMRGTLEVDKGLTEKDLLELALNMPTVQGAVADKSIRKTIVIPNRVVNIVV; encoded by the coding sequence ATGTCAACACCTTATAATTTTAAAAAAGTCGAGCCTAAGTGGCAGAAGCATTGGGCTGAGCAGAATTGCTTTGCAGCCCACGATGATAAACCCAACAAGTATTACGTATTAGAAATGTTGCCCTATCCATCGGGCCGCCTGCATATGGGCCATGTACGCAACTACGTGATGGGGGATGTGGTGGCGCGCTCTAAAAAAGCACAGGGCTTTAACGTGTTGCATCCTTTTGGTTGGGATGCCTTTGGACTACCTGCTGAAAACGCAGCCATTCAAAACAAAACGCACCCTGCCAAGTGGACACGGGAAAATATTCAAACTATGAAGGGCCAAATTCAGTCTTTGGGCCTTAGCTATGATTGGTCACGGGAACTTGCAACCTGTGAACCCGAGTACTACCAACACGAACAAAAAATGTTTCTGGATTTTTTGGCTAAAGACTTGGCTTATCGGAAAGAATCTTGGGTGAACTGGGACCCGATTGAACAAACGGTTTTAGCCAATGAACAAGTGGTTGATGGTAAGGGTTGGCGATCAGGCGTGCCCGTTGAACGAAAGCTTTTATCCCAATGGTTTTTGAAAACAACAGCCTTTGCAGAAGACTTGCTGCAATCTTTAGAAACCCTAAAAGACTGGCCCGCGAAAGTTACAACCATGCAGCACAACTGGATTGGGAAATCCGTTGGGGCCTATATTGATTTCAAACTGAATGATTCTGCAGATTCAATTCGCGTATTTACAACCCGGCCGGATACCTTGTTTGGCGCTTCCTTTTTAGCCATTTCTCCGGATCATCCTTTAGCGACGAAATTGGCAAAGGATAACAAAATTTTACAAAAATTCATTGAAGAATTTAAAGCCTTGGGAACCAGCGAAAAAAGTCTTCAGACCACTGAGAAAAAAGGTTTCTTAACGCACCTTAAGGTTGCATCGCCCTTTGAACCTGATCAGCTGCTGCCCGTCTTTGTGGCTAATTATGTGCTTATGGACTATGGCACTGGGGCTGTTTATGGATGCCCAGCTCATGATGAGCGGGATTATGAATTTGCCCATAAATACAAGTTACCCATTCGCCCTGTGCTTTCTGCATTGCCTCATGGGGAGCCCCTGGATGTTTCTAAGGAAGCTTATGGGGGGGAAGGATTCCTGTGTAATTCTGGATTTTTAAATGGGCTTTCTATAGAGGCTGCCAAGATAAAAGCTATCGACGCTTTGCAAAAACAATCCTTGGGTGAATCCACGATCATCTATCGTTTAAAGGATTGGGGGGTTTCTCGCCAACGGTATTGGGGCTGCCCAATTCCGATTATTTACTGTGATCATTGTGGGGTGGTTCCAGTTCCTGCGGATCAGTTGCCCGTGACTTTGCCTGAAGACGTGACCTTTGATAAGCCAGGCAATCCCCTGGAACATCACCCCACCTGGAAACATACAACGTGCCCAAAATGTAAGGGGAAAGCACGCCGTGAGACGGATACTTTTGATACTTTTTTTGAATCCTCTTGGTACTTTTTAAGATATTGTTCCCATCCAACAGATAAGGCTTTTGATCGATCTATTACAGAATCTTGGATGCCTGTCGACCAGTATATTGGTGGGGTTGAGCATGCGGTGATGCATTTGCTGTATTCCCGATTTTTCATGCGGGCCCTTTCTGCGTGTGGGTATTTGAAATTGGATGAACCTTTCAAAGCCCTGATGACCCAGGGCATGGTATGTCACGAAACTTATCGCACAGCAGATGGCCAGTGGGTTTACCCGGGCGATGTTGTATTCAAGGAAGGCAAAGCTTATTCCACAAAGGGAGAAGCGCTAAAAATTGGCCCTTCTGAGAAGATGAGTAAATCCAAGTGTAATGTGGTGGACCCATCTGACATGCTGGAAGCTTATGGAGTTGATACAGTCCGCTTATTTATTCTTTCTGACTCACCTCCTGATCGGGACTTCGACTGGTCTGAAGCAGGGTTACAAGGGTGTTGGCGTTATGTGAACAAGTTGTGGAAGTTGCTGGATGAGGTGACAGAAAAGTATTGTGGATCTTCCGGTGGGCAGCCTTCTGCTAAGGCCCAAGCGGTTGAAAAGAGACTGCATCAAACCATTTTGGCAGTAAAACAGGACTATGAACAATTTCATTTCAATAAAGCAATTGCCCGTGTTCGTGAGTTGTCTAATGCGATTGAAGATCTTTCTTTAGATCATAAAGATGACCTTGCTGTAGCCTATGAATCTCTTAAGGTTTTGTTGCAACTGATTGCCCCCATGATGCCTCATTTAGCTGAAGAAGCGTGGCAAAGTCTTTATAAGGAATCGGGATTTATTTTTGATGCCCCCTGGCCCAAGGCAGATCCTAAACTTGCCGCGGAAGATAAGATTATCCTCGCGGTTCAGGTGAACGGCAAGATGCGGGGAACCTTGGAAGTTGACAAGGGTTTGACAGAAAAAGATCTGCTAGAGTTAGCGCTAAATATGCCAACCGTTCAAGGGGCTGTGGCTGATAAAAGCATTAGAAAAACGATTGTAATTCCGAATAGGGTGGTCAATATTGTTGTATAA
- the rfaD gene encoding ADP-glyceromanno-heptose 6-epimerase yields MQIVTGGAGFIGSNIVKALEDRGFHDTVICDWLGTDHKWQNIAKREVGSIIQPQELFQFLNQNVSRIDTIFHMGAISSTTETDADAIITNNFRLSQGLWSWCSIHKKRFIYASSAATYGGGKQGFIDDETPEFLSHLRPLNAYGWSKHLFDRWVARVSKGTTEAPTQCVGLKFFNVYGPNEYHKGGQRSVVEQAFGRAQAGEAIKLFKSYTSKYRDGDQLRDFIYVKDCVDVAMWFFDNPDAEGLYNVGTGEARTFNHLAEAVFAALKLTKRIEYIDMPETLRTQYQNFTQAEMNKLRGAGYNKMFTSLEEGVEDYIKNFLNTADPYL; encoded by the coding sequence ATGCAGATTGTTACGGGCGGTGCCGGATTTATAGGATCAAATATTGTGAAAGCACTGGAAGATCGAGGGTTTCACGATACGGTTATTTGTGACTGGTTAGGAACAGACCATAAATGGCAAAATATCGCCAAGCGTGAAGTGGGATCCATCATTCAGCCCCAGGAGTTATTTCAGTTTTTGAACCAAAATGTGTCGCGCATTGATACCATTTTTCACATGGGGGCTATTTCGTCCACCACAGAAACAGATGCGGATGCGATTATTACCAATAATTTCCGCCTTTCTCAGGGGCTTTGGTCTTGGTGCAGTATTCACAAGAAACGGTTTATTTACGCGTCTTCCGCTGCCACCTATGGAGGTGGCAAGCAGGGATTCATTGATGATGAAACCCCAGAATTTTTAAGCCATCTTCGTCCTCTGAATGCATATGGGTGGAGTAAACATCTGTTTGACCGATGGGTTGCCCGTGTTTCTAAGGGAACGACTGAGGCCCCAACCCAGTGTGTGGGACTGAAATTTTTCAACGTTTATGGGCCGAATGAATACCACAAGGGCGGCCAACGAAGCGTTGTGGAGCAAGCCTTTGGGCGCGCGCAAGCGGGGGAAGCTATTAAGCTTTTTAAATCGTATACCTCTAAGTATCGGGATGGGGATCAACTGCGAGATTTCATTTACGTGAAAGACTGCGTCGATGTAGCCATGTGGTTTTTTGACAACCCTGATGCTGAAGGTCTTTATAACGTGGGCACGGGGGAAGCGCGCACTTTCAACCACCTGGCCGAGGCCGTGTTCGCAGCCTTGAAACTAACAAAAAGAATCGAATATATTGATATGCCAGAAACCCTGCGCACCCAATATCAGAACTTTACCCAGGCAGAAATGAATAAGCTGAGGGGGGCCGGATACAACAAAATGTTCACGTCTCTGGAAGAGGGTGTTGAGGACTACATCAAGAACTTTTTGAATACGGCGGATCCGTATTTGTAG
- a CDS encoding MBL fold metallo-hydrolase, translated as MKISFLGAAGTVTGSKYLLEINDKKVLIDCGLFQGPREWRERNWEKLSIDPSKIDAVILTHAHLDHTGYLPVLVKNGFKGPIYSTPGTKELCAILLPDSGHIQEEDAFYANKHHFSRHTPALPLYTKEEAERIMGQFSTIPFDKSFKLDQDCSFVFSRAGHILGAACIRLTHGTKTIVFTGDMGRTHDPIMRDPDPIEETDYLVMESTYGDRLHSTENPEDQLETFINETAARGGTVLIPAFAVGRAQSVLYYISQLKEKKKIPDLPIFLDSPMAENVTDIYVRHIEEHHLRPEHCAKLNAVATYINSVDESKKIMNSKFPCVIIAASGMATGGRVLHHLKTLGPDQRNTILFTGYQAEGTLGRLIVDGEKIVKIHGQMTSIKAKVLIMSNLSAHADYAEMLKWLSHFKKAPKKVFITHGESDSAESMKAKVEAKFHWKCVIPTYLQSEELV; from the coding sequence ATGAAAATTTCATTTTTAGGAGCCGCAGGGACGGTTACAGGCTCTAAATATTTACTCGAAATCAATGATAAAAAAGTGCTGATTGATTGCGGTTTGTTTCAGGGGCCGCGGGAATGGCGCGAACGAAACTGGGAAAAACTATCGATTGATCCCTCTAAAATTGACGCCGTCATTTTAACCCATGCCCACTTGGATCATACGGGCTATCTGCCCGTTCTTGTGAAAAATGGATTCAAGGGACCCATTTATTCAACCCCAGGAACCAAAGAGCTGTGCGCTATTTTATTGCCCGACAGCGGCCATATTCAGGAAGAGGATGCATTCTATGCCAATAAGCATCACTTTTCCCGCCATACTCCAGCCCTTCCTTTGTATACAAAAGAGGAAGCTGAAAGAATTATGGGTCAATTTTCAACGATTCCCTTTGATAAATCCTTTAAGCTTGATCAGGACTGCAGTTTTGTTTTTTCCCGCGCTGGTCATATTTTGGGGGCAGCGTGCATTCGCCTAACCCACGGCACCAAAACGATTGTGTTCACGGGCGATATGGGCCGCACCCATGACCCCATCATGCGGGACCCAGACCCCATTGAAGAAACAGATTATTTGGTGATGGAATCCACCTATGGAGATCGCCTCCACAGTACAGAAAATCCTGAAGATCAGCTGGAAACTTTCATCAATGAAACAGCTGCGCGCGGGGGAACCGTGCTGATCCCCGCCTTTGCCGTGGGGCGCGCCCAAAGCGTTTTGTATTATATTTCCCAACTAAAAGAGAAAAAGAAAATCCCCGATCTACCCATTTTTTTAGACAGTCCTATGGCTGAAAATGTGACGGATATTTATGTGCGGCATATTGAAGAGCATCACCTAAGGCCCGAGCACTGTGCCAAGCTGAATGCGGTTGCGACCTATATCAACTCGGTTGATGAGTCCAAGAAAATTATGAACTCAAAATTTCCCTGTGTGATTATTGCCGCCAGCGGTATGGCAACGGGGGGACGTGTGCTGCACCATTTGAAAACTCTGGGGCCTGATCAACGCAACACCATTCTGTTTACGGGTTACCAAGCCGAGGGAACGCTAGGTCGGTTGATTGTGGATGGGGAGAAAATTGTTAAAATTCACGGACAAATGACCTCTATCAAGGCGAAAGTGTTGATCATGAGTAACTTGTCTGCCCATGCGGATTACGCAGAAATGCTGAAATGGTTAAGTCACTTCAAGAAAGCCCCCAAGAAGGTTTTCATTACGCATGGGGAGTCAGATTCCGCAGAATCCATGAAAGCAAAAGTTGAGGCCAAATTTCATTGGAAATGCGTTATTCCGACCTATTTGCAGTCGGAGGAGTTGGTGTAA
- a CDS encoding Gfo/Idh/MocA family oxidoreductase encodes MNQIAVIGCGDWGKNSVKTLARLHKLGALVDHPTPDKIALANQYNLKISSLEEVLASPLIKGCVIVTPTATHFPLAEACLKVGKHVFLEKPFTANVLQAEKLVSLAEKEHLSLMVGHLLRYHPAFLKVVECVQQGLVGSVITIESFRKNLGKIFPKEGILWDMGPHDLSMILTLMGKNPKKILAVGQSCFVEPYLDICSLYLDYGSIKTSSHLSRAHFQKEQRLVVTGEKGTLVFDDTKPWGEKVVFYKTYAEKKDGSFILHKDLQGTALPLSPAEPLQLELEHFVQAVEKGTKPLTDGHEALQVIKILSAAETSLNQGMWEKI; translated from the coding sequence ATGAACCAAATTGCTGTTATAGGATGCGGAGATTGGGGCAAAAACAGTGTTAAGACGCTGGCTCGTCTACATAAGTTGGGGGCATTGGTTGATCATCCAACACCTGATAAAATTGCCCTGGCGAATCAGTATAATCTGAAGATTTCATCTCTTGAGGAAGTCCTGGCCAGCCCTCTTATTAAGGGTTGTGTGATTGTGACCCCCACGGCAACTCACTTTCCTTTGGCTGAAGCGTGTCTGAAAGTGGGAAAGCATGTTTTTTTAGAAAAGCCTTTTACAGCGAATGTCCTGCAAGCAGAAAAGCTTGTGAGCTTGGCTGAAAAAGAGCATCTGTCTTTAATGGTGGGGCATTTGCTTAGATATCATCCTGCTTTCTTAAAGGTTGTGGAATGTGTTCAACAGGGGTTGGTTGGTTCTGTCATTACCATTGAATCTTTTCGTAAGAATTTGGGAAAAATATTCCCCAAGGAAGGCATTCTGTGGGATATGGGCCCCCATGATTTATCGATGATTTTGACGCTTATGGGCAAAAATCCAAAGAAAATTCTTGCTGTTGGACAGTCTTGTTTTGTAGAGCCCTATTTAGATATTTGCAGTCTGTATTTAGATTATGGTTCTATCAAAACCAGCAGCCATCTTTCTCGCGCTCATTTTCAAAAGGAACAACGTCTTGTGGTGACGGGCGAAAAGGGAACTCTAGTTTTTGATGATACAAAGCCGTGGGGTGAAAAGGTTGTGTTTTATAAAACCTATGCGGAAAAAAAGGATGGATCTTTCATTTTGCATAAAGATCTTCAGGGGACTGCCTTGCCTTTATCGCCTGCCGAACCTTTGCAACTAGAGCTTGAACATTTCGTTCAAGCGGTTGAAAAGGGCACGAAACCTTTAACCGATGGACATGAGGCCTTGCAGGTTATTAAAATTCTATCAGCAGCAGAAACATCTTTAAACCAGGGAATGTGGGAAAAAATTTAA
- a CDS encoding DNA translocase FtsK 4TM domain-containing protein, which produces MAYKFSQTKKISFFSEEVKFFFIKRLIELSGLFLIVLGFVSFASLASYRAGDLSFNTFSQEPIHNLMGSFGSHFADLLFQTFGPIAYIIPFIFFAWGAHVALLRHVNHMKWRLFVLIAALCALCVGSTLFSHSSAFGLLLAYRLDVVGNISDFIPITLFKLLLGVAGGAAYLWSLDIPKEMRDFVAQGFLKIGTYVWGLIRNLIFKDPFPESTPAPVMAESFATESVEMAEEVDFDEAPQALSPVKEKIKPVMELPKVARERNMNYKSPPLDLLQEDSNLKTPPIQKQALQEQADKLLSTLQDFGVQGEISNVYPGPVVTLYEFKPAPGMKSSRIISLSDDIARSMSSVSARIANIPGYNALGIELPNPTRQTVYMRSLLQDQTYDKTAAHLPLILGKNISGEPIVADLSKMPHLLVAGTTGSGKSVAINAMILSLIYKLSPEECKFIMIDPKMLELSVYDGIPHLLSPVVTDPHKAVMALKWTVHEMENRYQAMSKLGVRNIEGYNHRIMQAKEKGENLTRRLQTGFEPQTGKPIFEDQPIELKPYPFIVVIVDEMADLMLVAGKDIETAVQRLAQMARAAGIHLIMATQRPSVDVITGTIKANFPTRISFQVTSKIDSRTILGEQGAEQLLGQGDMLYMAAGGRISRIHGPFVRDQEVERIVQFVKSQGDPEYETSITTEESEGAGFYGAENSGDGLYDQAMNLVLQERKVSTSFIQRHLQIGYNRAARIVEKMEQEGVVSKPNHVGKREILVGN; this is translated from the coding sequence ATGGCCTATAAATTTTCGCAAACAAAAAAGATTTCCTTTTTTTCAGAAGAAGTTAAGTTCTTTTTCATTAAAAGACTGATTGAACTTTCAGGCCTTTTCTTGATTGTGCTGGGGTTTGTTAGTTTTGCAAGTCTGGCCAGCTATAGGGCGGGGGATCTTTCTTTCAATACGTTTTCTCAAGAGCCTATCCATAACCTTATGGGCTCTTTTGGCAGTCATTTTGCTGATTTATTATTTCAAACTTTTGGCCCCATTGCCTATATTATTCCCTTTATCTTTTTTGCCTGGGGTGCTCATGTAGCGTTGTTACGCCATGTTAACCATATGAAGTGGCGATTATTTGTTTTGATTGCTGCCTTATGTGCCTTGTGTGTGGGTAGTACTTTGTTTAGTCACAGTTCAGCCTTTGGGCTTCTTTTGGCCTATCGCTTAGATGTTGTTGGGAACATCTCTGACTTTATTCCTATCACATTGTTCAAGCTTCTTTTAGGGGTTGCAGGGGGGGCGGCCTATCTATGGTCGCTGGATATTCCAAAGGAAATGCGTGACTTCGTTGCCCAAGGCTTTTTGAAGATTGGAACCTATGTCTGGGGGCTTATTCGCAACCTGATTTTCAAAGATCCCTTTCCTGAATCAACGCCGGCCCCTGTTATGGCAGAAAGCTTTGCTACAGAATCTGTGGAAATGGCAGAGGAGGTTGATTTTGATGAAGCCCCCCAAGCCCTTTCCCCCGTCAAAGAAAAGATAAAACCGGTGATGGAATTGCCAAAAGTTGCAAGGGAACGGAACATGAATTACAAAAGCCCGCCCTTGGATTTGTTGCAAGAAGACAGCAACTTAAAGACTCCTCCTATTCAAAAACAAGCGTTGCAAGAACAGGCGGATAAGCTGCTTTCCACATTGCAAGATTTCGGGGTTCAGGGAGAAATTTCAAATGTTTACCCAGGCCCTGTTGTAACGCTTTATGAATTTAAACCAGCGCCGGGCATGAAATCATCCCGGATTATTTCCCTGTCTGACGATATTGCCCGGTCCATGAGTTCAGTTTCTGCCCGTATTGCAAATATTCCAGGCTACAATGCCTTGGGCATAGAGTTACCCAACCCCACCCGTCAAACGGTTTATATGCGGTCTTTATTACAAGACCAAACCTATGATAAAACGGCGGCCCATTTGCCCTTGATTTTGGGGAAAAACATTAGTGGGGAGCCCATTGTGGCAGATTTAAGCAAAATGCCCCATTTGTTGGTGGCGGGAACAACTGGATCCGGTAAATCTGTGGCGATTAATGCCATGATTTTATCTTTGATTTACAAGTTGTCTCCTGAAGAATGCAAATTCATTATGATTGACCCTAAGATGCTGGAACTTTCTGTTTATGATGGTATTCCACATTTGTTAAGCCCCGTAGTCACAGATCCTCATAAAGCCGTTATGGCCCTGAAATGGACCGTTCACGAAATGGAAAACAGGTATCAAGCTATGTCTAAGCTAGGCGTGCGGAATATTGAGGGCTACAACCATCGGATCATGCAGGCTAAAGAAAAGGGTGAAAATTTAACCCGCCGTTTGCAAACGGGTTTTGAGCCGCAAACCGGAAAACCTATTTTTGAAGACCAACCTATTGAGCTGAAACCCTATCCCTTTATCGTTGTCATCGTGGACGAAATGGCGGACCTGATGTTGGTGGCGGGGAAAGATATTGAAACAGCGGTGCAGCGCTTGGCTCAGATGGCGCGGGCGGCGGGAATTCATTTGATTATGGCCACCCAACGACCCTCGGTTGACGTTATCACAGGAACTATTAAGGCAAACTTCCCGACCCGGATTAGTTTTCAGGTGACCTCAAAAATTGACAGCCGCACCATTCTAGGCGAACAAGGGGCCGAGCAGCTTCTGGGGCAGGGAGATATGCTTTATATGGCGGCAGGGGGGCGCATTTCCCGTATTCATGGCCCCTTTGTGAGAGACCAGGAAGTTGAGCGTATTGTGCAGTTTGTAAAGTCTCAAGGAGATCCAGAATACGAAACCTCAATCACAACAGAAGAGTCAGAGGGCGCAGGGTTCTATGGGGCTGAAAATTCAGGAGACGGTCTTTACGATCAGGCCATGAATTTGGTTCTGCAAGAAAGAAAAGTATCCACTAGCTTCATCCAACGGCACTTGCAAATTGGCTATAATCGGGCCGCCCGCATTGTTGAGAAGATGGAGCAGGAGGGTGTTGTCAGCAAACCCAACCATGTGGGGAAGCGGGAAATTTTGGTGGGGAATTAG
- a CDS encoding SprT family zinc-dependent metalloprotease — protein sequence MVLIPLDLTEKTIFVQWKPSARSRTIRLTIRNTVVTLTSPMGTPQTVLKHFLNDKKIWIEKHINSVQHFQFEYDQTIEIFGMPYLLKHDPLRHKKVKKDQGILWIGGKPEQLRHMLVTFLKEEAEVFFEKMSREYATELGVSFQRITIRDARTRWGSCSSQGALNFNWRLTLAPFEVASYIAAHEVAHLKEMNHSPKFWKLVEQLDPHYKKAKHWLKTNEKNLMGH from the coding sequence ATGGTATTAATCCCTCTCGATCTAACAGAAAAAACTATCTTCGTTCAGTGGAAGCCCTCCGCCAGATCTCGAACCATTCGATTGACTATTCGGAATACGGTGGTGACCTTAACCAGTCCCATGGGAACGCCCCAAACCGTTTTGAAACATTTCCTGAATGACAAAAAAATCTGGATTGAAAAACACATCAATAGTGTGCAACATTTTCAGTTTGAGTACGACCAAACTATTGAAATTTTTGGGATGCCGTATCTTTTAAAGCATGATCCTCTGCGCCACAAAAAAGTGAAAAAAGATCAAGGGATTTTATGGATTGGTGGCAAGCCTGAGCAGTTGCGGCACATGCTGGTGACGTTTTTAAAGGAAGAAGCCGAAGTCTTTTTTGAAAAAATGAGTCGGGAATATGCGACAGAACTGGGTGTTTCCTTTCAGCGGATTACCATTCGAGATGCCAGAACGCGCTGGGGAAGCTGCTCTAGCCAAGGGGCACTGAACTTTAATTGGCGGTTGACCCTGGCACCCTTTGAGGTTGCGTCTTACATTGCAGCCCACGAGGTAGCGCACCTGAAAGAAATGAACCACAGTCCCAAATTCTGGAAACTGGTTGAGCAGCTGGATCCCCATTACAAAAAAGCCAAGCACTGGCTAAAAACTAACGAAAAGAATTTGATGGGGCATTAA
- a CDS encoding mitochondrial fission ELM1 family protein: protein MKSLKTWIVTDGKIGTEKQCLALASLLNLTPEVKRIQARNPWKFLPPRLWFCPLKGLSAKGNLLNGPWPQVIIGSSRIAAAPLAAIKKLLGPKILVIYIQNPHLDPAKFDFIIAPSHDELVGKNVISITGAMAFLKKETLRIEAKKWEKLLPSLPRPLATIMLGGNSRHHSMTLELMKEFGGLIRKAALKNPMGFLITASRRTPSEALTAFKEALQDTPAYFWDGTGDNPYLGFLGLADFLVVTTDSVSMISEALTTEKSVYVLELKSRSNRLSKFISDLKEKGFVRNFMGTFDKFSYPPLRDHEEVLKKIEPRLKALSSSNH, encoded by the coding sequence TTGAAATCTTTGAAAACTTGGATTGTAACGGACGGAAAAATCGGTACGGAAAAGCAATGCTTAGCCCTAGCTAGCCTGCTTAACCTAACGCCCGAAGTAAAAAGAATTCAGGCCCGCAATCCCTGGAAGTTTTTGCCGCCTCGTCTATGGTTTTGCCCCTTAAAGGGTTTATCAGCAAAAGGGAATTTACTGAATGGCCCATGGCCCCAGGTTATTATCGGATCCAGCCGAATTGCAGCGGCTCCCTTAGCGGCCATCAAGAAGTTATTAGGCCCGAAAATTCTGGTTATTTATATTCAAAACCCTCATTTGGACCCAGCCAAGTTTGATTTTATTATTGCTCCTTCCCATGATGAACTGGTGGGAAAAAATGTCATTTCCATTACAGGGGCCATGGCTTTTTTGAAAAAGGAAACTTTAAGGATTGAGGCCAAAAAATGGGAAAAATTATTACCCTCTTTGCCGCGGCCTTTAGCCACTATTATGTTGGGCGGCAACAGTCGACACCACTCCATGACGCTAGAACTTATGAAGGAATTCGGGGGTTTGATCCGAAAGGCTGCTTTGAAGAACCCCATGGGTTTTTTGATTACTGCGTCCCGGCGGACGCCCTCTGAAGCCTTAACAGCCTTTAAAGAAGCCCTGCAAGACACTCCTGCCTATTTTTGGGATGGAACGGGCGACAACCCCTATTTAGGATTTTTAGGGTTGGCTGATTTCTTGGTCGTAACAACGGATTCCGTGTCTATGATAAGCGAAGCTCTGACAACCGAAAAATCTGTTTATGTTCTTGAGCTTAAATCTCGATCCAACCGATTGAGTAAGTTTATTTCTGATCTGAAAGAAAAGGGCTTTGTTCGCAACTTTATGGGAACTTTTGACAAATTTTCTTACCCTCCTCTAAGGGATCACGAAGAAGTTCTTAAAAAAATAGAACCCAGGCTAAAAGCTCTTAGCTCTTCAAATCACTAG
- the rpsU gene encoding 30S ribosomal protein S21 has translation MLVNVHDNNVEQALRVLKKKLQREGVFREIKLRAGYEKPSVRKAREKSEAVRRFRKLMRKKNERENA, from the coding sequence GTGCTTGTAAATGTTCATGATAACAACGTTGAGCAGGCTTTGCGTGTTTTAAAGAAAAAACTACAACGTGAAGGCGTGTTCCGTGAAATTAAGCTGCGTGCAGGGTATGAAAAACCCTCAGTGCGTAAGGCTCGTGAAAAGTCTGAAGCCGTTCGTCGTTTTCGAAAGCTTATGCGAAAGAAAAACGAACGCGAGAACGCTTAG